CGCATCATGCCCATTTCGTCGCCGAAACCCTGCAGGGCGGTCTCGTTGCACATCACCACCCAGCGCAAATCCTCTTCCGCCTCGGCGGTCCGTTGGCACTGCATGAAACAGATGGCCCGTTCCAGATAGGCGATGGCGTAGTTCGGATCGATCTGGATGGCCTGGGTCAGGTTGGCGATGGCGTCCTCCGCACGGTTCATGCGGCGGCACAGGGTGCCCCGCAGGAAATAGAGCTGCGGGTTCTCCACATCGAGACGCATCATCTCGTCACAATCCGCCATGGCTTCGGCATACTGCCCGAGTTGCAGATGAGCCACCGCCCGGGTCATCAGCCAGGGAACCTCCATCCCCCCGATCTC
The Magnetococcales bacterium DNA segment above includes these coding regions:
- a CDS encoding tetratricopeptide repeat protein, whose product is MSARELYREGQLLLTEGEAPGCITMVSGAIEIGGMEVPWLMTRAVAHLQLGQYAEAMADCDEMMRLDVENPQLYFLRGTLCRRMNRAEDAIANLTQAIQIDPNYAIAYLERAICFMQCQRTAEAEEDLRWVVMCNETALQGFGDEMGMMRTQQEAVEAMREGERDYPRLRMPEAEVEEMLRVLQ